A section of the Anaerolineae bacterium genome encodes:
- a CDS encoding PDZ domain-containing protein, which translates to MVKVIGTFTYTNDIITTYYVEHAVALVDMYGFIIRDQEWEIPVTSQVLGYLKLDPDKEKGTFFVELPAQPEGHFADVDHDGKEETGVQVFAVSYWPNLTGGPYSVGDDRSYGWPVYLASVLTDEENHNEVIGGKLIVWAPDDQQSFPVGFGDDGLLFTDDDPVKPIPAGYTVVDLDQEPFAFIRQPEVELTLYEPKSAAIKDFSDLSYTEAFDRMFDFARKNYAFNDIQGKAPDWDALYTELKPRVEEAEKQEGAAAFALALRDFTWAFKDGHVGMSWTQDLYNQFLADTEGGYGFAIRETDDGRFLVVFLLPDGPAAQAGVQKGAVVTEFNGKPIEEALAEVKPWSMPFSTDWALRYQQARYLLRAKPGMEATVTFINPGEDAPQTVTLTAIAERNSFAYTSIYHNAPEKTYLPVNYRVLDSGVGYIRLSSNYDDLNLIIRLFERALKEFQKDEVPGIIIDMRFNSGGAPLGLAGFFTDQEIPLGQLEYYNEKTGQFEAEGPPDKILPNEHQYRFDKLAVLVGPGCYSACEIEAYGFSQGPGAIVVGQFPTSGTEAEVSRGQIKMPEGISMQIPTGRFVLPDGSLFLEGQGVQPTLRVPRNEQTLLTDEDVVLKVAEASILRPLGAGITPSGPPEIVSPDKAESILLSGVDFLEDKAREKPSPEDFAKPGVVTYTVPINRPEKPIVWAYGWCATDQSTLEDNFQHIQLAFVLDDQEISHDLLSTYKYQTRDGLACHLVYAVLQNWPAGEHHLRITATFTAPINDGQDDYPAGDYILEYNVFVKP; encoded by the coding sequence CCTACTATGTCGAGCACGCCGTGGCCCTGGTAGATATGTACGGCTTCATTATCCGCGACCAGGAATGGGAAATCCCGGTTACCTCGCAGGTGTTGGGCTACCTGAAACTCGACCCCGACAAAGAAAAAGGCACCTTCTTCGTCGAGCTGCCCGCCCAACCCGAAGGTCACTTTGCCGATGTGGACCACGACGGGAAAGAGGAAACCGGGGTTCAGGTGTTTGCCGTATCGTACTGGCCCAACCTGACGGGCGGCCCGTACTCGGTGGGCGACGATCGCTCCTACGGATGGCCCGTATATCTGGCATCCGTGCTTACGGACGAGGAGAACCACAACGAAGTCATCGGCGGGAAACTGATCGTCTGGGCGCCCGACGACCAGCAATCTTTCCCGGTAGGTTTTGGGGATGACGGCCTGCTCTTTACCGACGATGACCCCGTCAAACCCATCCCAGCCGGCTATACCGTGGTGGATCTGGATCAGGAGCCTTTTGCCTTCATCCGCCAACCTGAAGTCGAACTGACCCTTTACGAACCCAAATCCGCGGCCATCAAGGATTTCTCCGACCTATCCTACACGGAAGCCTTCGACCGGATGTTCGACTTTGCCCGGAAGAACTACGCCTTCAACGACATCCAGGGTAAAGCGCCTGATTGGGACGCTCTTTATACCGAACTGAAGCCGCGCGTTGAAGAGGCCGAAAAGCAAGAGGGCGCCGCCGCCTTTGCCCTAGCCCTCCGGGATTTCACCTGGGCCTTCAAAGACGGCCATGTTGGCATGAGTTGGACCCAGGACCTGTACAACCAGTTTCTGGCGGACACCGAGGGGGGCTATGGGTTCGCCATCCGCGAAACAGACGATGGGCGGTTCCTTGTCGTGTTTTTGCTTCCCGACGGGCCAGCCGCGCAAGCCGGCGTCCAAAAAGGTGCCGTGGTCACCGAGTTCAACGGCAAGCCCATTGAAGAGGCGTTGGCCGAGGTGAAACCCTGGTCCATGCCTTTTTCCACGGATTGGGCGCTGCGCTATCAGCAAGCCCGTTACCTGCTACGGGCCAAACCGGGTATGGAGGCCACAGTCACCTTCATCAATCCCGGCGAAGACGCCCCCCAGACCGTCACCCTGACCGCCATCGCCGAGCGCAACAGTTTTGCCTACACCTCCATTTACCATAACGCCCCCGAAAAGACCTACCTGCCCGTGAACTATCGGGTACTCGACTCCGGCGTGGGCTACATTCGCCTCAGCAGCAACTACGATGACCTAAACCTGATCATCCGCCTGTTCGAGCGCGCGCTCAAAGAGTTCCAGAAAGACGAGGTACCCGGAATCATCATTGACATGCGCTTCAATTCCGGTGGCGCTCCTCTGGGCCTGGCGGGTTTCTTCACCGACCAGGAAATTCCGCTCGGCCAACTGGAATACTACAACGAAAAGACCGGCCAATTCGAGGCCGAGGGCCCGCCCGACAAAATCCTCCCCAACGAACACCAATACCGATTCGACAAACTAGCCGTCCTGGTCGGGCCGGGTTGCTATAGCGCCTGCGAGATCGAGGCCTACGGCTTCAGCCAGGGGCCCGGCGCCATCGTAGTCGGGCAGTTCCCCACCTCCGGCACCGAAGCCGAGGTTTCGCGCGGCCAGATCAAGATGCCCGAGGGCATCTCCATGCAAATCCCCACCGGGCGCTTCGTGCTCCCCGACGGTTCGCTCTTCCTTGAGGGCCAGGGCGTCCAGCCCACGCTGCGGGTCCCGCGCAACGAACAAACCCTGCTCACCGACGAAGACGTGGTGCTTAAGGTGGCCGAAGCGTCCATCCTCAGGCCCTTGGGCGCCGGCATCACGCCCTCGGGACCGCCAGAAATCGTCAGCCCAGACAAAGCCGAAAGCATCCTCCTCAGCGGTGTGGACTTCCTGGAAGACAAGGCTCGCGAGAAGCCCTCACCAGAAGATTTCGCCAAGCCGGGCGTGGTGACTTACACCGTACCCATCAACCGCCCAGAGAAACCCATCGTGTGGGCGTACGGATGGTGCGCCACGGACCAGAGCACCCTGGAGGACAACTTCCAGCACATTCAACTCGCTTTCGTCCTGGACGACCAAGAAATTTCCCACGACCTGCTTTCCACCTACAAGTACCAGACGCGCGACGGACTGGCCTGCCACCTGGTTTACGCCGTCCTGCAAAACTGGCCAGCCGGCGAACACCATCTTCGGATTACGGCCACCTTCACCGCGCCCATCAACGACGGTCAGGACGACTACCCTGCAGGAGACTACATCCTGGAGTACAATGTGTTCGTCAAGCCATAA
- the aroB gene encoding 3-dehydroquinate synthase: MLIFLYGPPGVGKSTVGRHLAARLEWPLVDVDRAIEARAGMPIPAIFQRQGEKGFRALEAQTLQDLVEAYAGTPGAVLALGGGALLHAPSRRLVEAHGPVVLLQASPETLAQRVKAQRGGRPLLPGEDEGALRRLLAARAAHYASFARRVTVDTLNPAEVAWQAQIQAGIFRQKMREQPSEVLVRVGGLTQVGRELAARFPERPAVALVTDEQVAALYADPVADALRRAGFAVHLLTLPPGESTKSLATLTQVWDFLLERGLDRHSLVVALGGGVVGDLTGFAAATFMRGIPWVNLXTSLLAMVDASVGGKTAIDLPQGKNLVGAFHPPRLVLVDPTALETLPDAEWRSGLAEVVKHAVIGDPALWALLAQGMAAVQERREEVVRRALAVKVRIVTEDPFERGIRAVLNAGHTVGHALEAAAGYGLRHGEAVSIGLVIEARLAEQLGLAAPGWADRLQAVLAGLGLPTAVPQGLDRDQVIAFLSRDKKRRAGEVRFALPCGVGEVRWGQRVSADVLAEAALS, encoded by the coding sequence ATGCTGATCTTTCTCTACGGCCCGCCGGGGGTGGGCAAAAGCACAGTGGGACGTCATCTGGCCGCCCGGCTCGAATGGCCTTTGGTGGATGTGGATCGCGCCATTGAGGCGCGGGCGGGGATGCCCATCCCGGCTATTTTTCAGCGCCAGGGGGAAAAGGGCTTCCGCGCCCTGGAGGCCCAAACCCTGCAGGACCTCGTCGAAGCCTATGCCGGAACCCCAGGGGCGGTGCTGGCCCTGGGAGGGGGTGCCCTGCTCCACGCCCCCTCGCGGCGTTTGGTGGAGGCCCACGGCCCGGTGGTGCTGCTGCAAGCCTCTCCAGAGACGCTGGCGCAGCGGGTGAAGGCCCAGCGTGGCGGGCGTCCCCTGTTGCCTGGGGAGGATGAGGGGGCATTGCGCCGCCTGTTGGCCGCACGGGCGGCCCATTACGCCTCCTTTGCGCGCCGGGTGACGGTGGACACACTGAACCCCGCCGAGGTGGCCTGGCAGGCACAAATCCAGGCCGGCATCTTTCGACAGAAGATGCGCGAACAGCCTTCCGAGGTGCTGGTGCGCGTCGGGGGGCTGACTCAGGTGGGCCGGGAACTGGCCGCCCGCTTCCCTGAGCGGCCCGCCGTGGCCCTGGTCACCGATGAGCAGGTTGCCGCCCTGTATGCTGATCCTGTGGCCGATGCCCTGCGCCGCGCCGGGTTTGCCGTCCATCTCCTGACCTTGCCCCCTGGCGAAAGCACCAAGTCCCTGGCCACCCTTACGCAAGTGTGGGATTTTTTGTTAGAGCGTGGCCTGGACCGCCACAGTCTGGTCGTGGCCCTGGGCGGCGGCGTGGTGGGGGACCTGACGGGGTTCGCCGCGGCCACGTTCATGCGTGGCATCCCCTGGGTGAACCTGSCCACTTCGCTCCTGGCCATGGTGGACGCCTCGGTGGGCGGCAAGACGGCGATTGACCTGCCCCAGGGGAAGAACCTGGTGGGCGCCTTTCATCCCCCGCGCCTGGTGTTGGTGGACCCCACGGCCCTGGAGACCTTGCCGGACGCGGAGTGGCGGAGTGGGCTGGCCGAGGTGGTCAAGCACGCCGTCATCGGCGATCCTGCGCTTTGGGCCTTGTTGGCGCAGGGGATGGCGGCGGTGCAGGAACGGCGTGAAGAAGTGGTGCGGCGGGCCCTGGCCGTCAAGGTGCGGATTGTGACCGAAGACCCCTTTGAGCGGGGCATCCGTGCCGTCCTGAACGCGGGGCACACCGTGGGCCATGCCCTGGAGGCTGCGGCAGGCTATGGGTTGCGGCATGGCGAAGCCGTGTCCATCGGGTTGGTGATCGAGGCGCGTCTGGCCGAGCAATTGGGTCTGGCCGCGCCAGGCTGGGCCGACCGTTTGCAGGCCGTGTTGGCCGGGCTGGGCCTGCCTACCGCAGTGCCCCAGGGGCTGGATCGGGACCAGGTGATCGCTTTTCTATCCCGCGACAAAAAGCGTCGGGCTGGCGAGGTGCGCTTTGCCTTACCTTGCGGCGTGGGGGAGGTTCGCTGGGGGCAGCGAGTTTCCGCAGATGTCCTGGCTGAGGCGGCCTTATCCTGA